Sequence from the Candidatus Accumulibacter similis genome:
GAAGCGCTCTCGGACCTGTCGCATCAGGTCGCGGGTCTGCCGTCGGAACTCGACCCGGAAAACGAGGAGGCGAAGCGCTTCGACCTGCTGGTACTGAACCTCCAACTCGCGATGCTGCGGTCAGAGCCAGGCTTCGCTCGCCTGCGCGATCAGGTCAAGGCGCTTGCCGGTCTGCTGGAAGAGAAGTCGGCGATTCCGATGGTGCGCGACCGGATGGCGCTGATCCAGGACGTGCAGACCGACGAGTGGTGGCAGGACGTGACCGTCCCGATGCTCGAGGAGATGCGCCGGCGCCTGCGTGACCTGATCAAGCTCATCGAGAAGCAGAAGCGCAAGCCCATCTACACCGACTTCGAGGACGAGATCGGCGGCGAGACGGCGGTCGAGCTGCCCGGTTTCGGCGAGGGCACCGACTACGGGAGGTTCCGCGCCAAGGCGCAGGCCTTCCTGCGCGCGCACCAGGACCACATCGCGATTCACAAGTTGAGGATGAACAGGCCGTTGACCACCGCCGATCTTGCCGAGCTGCAGCGCATGCTCGTGGAGAGTGGGGTCGGCGCGGCGGCAGACCTCCAGCGTGCCGCTGCGCAGTCGCAGGGGATGGGCCTTCTGGTCCGCTCGCTGGTCGGGCTCGATCGTCAGGCGGCGAAGGAGGCCCTGTCCGGGTTTCTGGCAGGGAAGGCGCTGGCCGCCAACCAGATCGATTTCGTGAACCTGATCGTGGACCACCTCACCGAGCATGGCGTGATGGACGCAGCACGGCTGTACGAATCCCCTTTCACCGACCTGACGCCGCGCGGCCCCGACGGGATGTTCAGTTCGGGACAGGTTGATGAGTTGGTGAGAATCCTGGACAGCATCCGCGCGATGGCGATTGCGGCCTGACGCGCCGATCGGCATGATGTTGGCGACGCCGGCCCGCTGCCACCTCAGGCGCTCACCTCACGCGAGCTGATGCGGTAACGGAAGCTTTCCGGGTCGAGGCTGTCGAAGCGGCCGCCGGCGTTTTCCCCCTGCGGATACATCAGGAAGGGAATCTTCGGCCCGCTCGAGCCAGGCAGGCTGATGTCGTGCGCGGCGTTGTAGGCCAGCCAGTTCATCTCCCAACTGCCGAAGAGCCGGTTGCGGACGACGACGACCACCTCGTCCTGCAGCTTCAGCCCCGGCTTCTCCTCGAGCACCACCTTGCGCACGTCGGCGGGATCGACCGGGACCCAGCCGAATCCGGCGAGCCATACTTCCGCCCGGCAATGCTGCGCCTTGCTGATCTCGCCGGATTTGCCGAGGCTCCTGTAGCCGAAGCGCGAATCGGCGATGCGGATGCCGTAGACGTCGCGCGCCGGCAGCCCGGCGGCACGCGCGAGACCGACGTAGAGCGCGTTGAGGTCGGCGCACTTGCCGGAGAGGTCGCCGCTTTCGAGCATCGCGCGAATGTCGCCGACGCCGCAGCCGCGTGTCTTCGGGTTGCGCGCCGTATGGTCGACGACCCACTCGTAGATGGCGCGTGCCTTGTCGAGGTCGCTGCGCGCGCCACGCGTGATCTCGCTCGCCGTGCGGCGGACGATGCCGTCGGTCGGCAACAGTTCGGTTGGCCCGGTGTAGAGCTTGAAGCTCGCCCTGTCGAGCGCCTTCACCGAGCCGGGCTGGCCGAAGTCGATCGCCCGGTCGCGGGTGGCGATGCGGCTGGTGACTTCGACGACGGGAGCGGCGGCTTCGGCGCTCCAGGTGGCGACCAGCATCTGCGCACCATAAACCGGGTCGCGCGCGATCTGCATGTTCGCCGCGTTGCCCTGCCAGAGGTTGCCCATCGGTCTGATCCAGGCGGCTTCATCGAGCGAGGGCAACGGCAGCCAGACGCGCGTCTCGCTGCCGCCACGGAGGACTTCGGCGCGCATGCTGACTTCGAAGACTCGCCAGCCGTTGGCCGGGTTGGGGTCGAAGGACTGTGGCTCGGCGCGCGCCGGCCGCCAGGCGGCAGAGCCGGCGATGCTGAAGAGGGCGGTGGTCTTGAGGAAATCACGACGATCCATGGTGGGGCTCCTGAGTGGGTGAACGGTACGGTCGCAGCGGCGACGCAGGGGGAATCTGGCGGTCTCTGACGAGCCGGCCGCCGTCGGGCGAAGTTGCGGGTTGGCGCGGCTTGGCCGATGCGCCGGTGCCGATTGATCTGCCGCTGCCGTGCGGTGCCCACGGACTTCGTCCACGCGCCGGTGGCCGGTCGTCTTGCCAGCGAGCGCGCTTCATCGTGCCGGCCGCTCCAATCTGGCGGGCAGCTCGAGAACGGCCCGCAAGCGCTTGCTGACGGTCGCCGAATGCCAGTCGATGGCGCCCTCGGCGCGCAGGCGGGTGCGGTGGTGGCGGTCGAGGACGAGGGTGGTCGGCAGCAGGCGGACGCCCAATGCGCGGCTGAGTTGCTGCTCGCGATCGTCGATCACCGGCAGTTCGATGGCGTGCGCCGTCAGGAACGAGTCGAGCCGTGCCCGCTGATCGGCGACGGCGACGGTCAACACCGCCAGCCGCTGCTCGCGCCAGCGGGTGCCGAGCTGCTGCAGCGCCGGCATCTCGTCGCGGCAGGGTTCGCACCACGAGGCCCAGAAGTTGATGATCACCGGGCGGCCGGCAAGCGGTGCCAGCAGCGAGTCGAGCGGCGTCCCGGCGGTGCCGGACAGCCGGCGTGCCGACACGTCGCGCAGTTCGGCGGCGGCTGCGGCCGGTGACAGCGCACAGGCGAGCAGCAGGAGCATGCGGCAGACGCGCCCGGCCAGTCGCCGCGCGGGCGACAGCACGGCGCGGCGCATCAGGGGCGCTGCAGCGGCGATCGACTTCTCCCGATTTCATCATCCGTCGCGAGGCGGAAGCCCCCGCGACTTACGGTGCTGCTGGTGGCCGACTGTTCGTCGGCGCGAATGTTGGCGGTAACGCAGACCGCCAAGGGCGGATTATCGCATGCGCGGCAGCGCGGGCGAGCGCTGCCGTATGCCGGCGCGTGCCGGTTTGGCGTCGCTTGTGCCGGTGCATGCCGGGCAAGGTGAGCGTCGCCTCGTCAGGAGTGGCGGCGGGGCTCGGTCTGCCGCTTCAGCCCACGGCGGGTCGAGCACCGGCTGGGCATGGTCGACTGGCGATGGCTTGGCTGCGAGCAGAGGACGCCTGGCTGGCGGCCCGGCGGCCCGAACGGCGCGGCCAGGGTCGTGCTTGTTCCGGTCTCGAGCGGCAACGGCTGTTCCGGGGTGAGGATGTGACGGTCGTGCGGCTCCGGTATACCAAAGCCCGGGGTTGCGCCGCTTGCCGTGCCGTACCAAGAAAAAGGCCGGCAGCCCAAGGGTGCCGGCCTTTCGGGTGGAACGACGATCAGGAGCGCTGCTTGCGGCGCAGGCCAGCGACACCAGCCAAGGCGAGGCCGGCGAGGGCCAGCGAACCCGGCTCCGGGGTCGGGTTGATCTCGCGGCCGATCTTCGTTTCGACGGATGCTCCGAATTCTGCGAAAGTGTTGGCAGGCAGGGTGAAGGAGTTGAGACCACCCTGGATGTTGTTCTGATAGAAGGAGAGCAGTCCGGCTTCGCCAAGGATCGGCAGACCGTTGATTGCGTTGATGGCGTCTTGCGTTCCAGGAATCCCAGCGAGCGCGTCGTCACGAGCGACCGCCGTATTAGCGCCGTCGTTCTGGGCACCATCGCCCGAAACGTCGATGACCAAACGACCGCCCTCGAAATTGTTATTGGTGAACAGCGGGGCTGCAAAGTTGATCGCGCTGCCCGGGGCAGTCAAGCCACTGAAGGGGCGGCCAACGAGGCCGGAGATTGCGGCGGCGAAGGCGTTGGATTCGGCGGCGTTCGTCAGGTGGGTCCAGCCAACCCGCTGTGACTGCTCGCTGCCGCCCGACCATTCGATGTAGGTGACGGCGATGCCGCCGGCGGCACCGGCGATCAGGTTGTGGATGGCCGCGCTCTGGAACGCATTGACATAGCCGCCCTTCTGCAGAGCGTACTCCTGGTCATTAACGCTGCCTGACGTATCGACAAGAAGTGCGAGCTCGAGTTTGACGGGGGCGGCGCTGGCGGCCGGCATGTAGGCTGCGCTTACTGCAACGGCCGCGACGGCCAGTGCCTTGCTGAGTTTTTTCATGTTGTCCTCTCTTCAGTTGGTCAGTTCGGGGAAGAACGATTCGTCCCGCAACCAACATAAAGCAGTAACCGTGCCAGACTTTCTCTCGGATCACCAACGGGTTGATTTAAGGTGCTGTTCGGTTGTCGGCCGGGGTCCTGCGGAGTCGCTGTGGATGGCCAGTGTAAAAATTCTCGACACCTGCCGGGGGTTTGGCCTTCGGCGCGGCGCTGTGGTTCTTCGGCTGGGCGGTGCGGCGAACCAAAAAAAGAAAGCCGCTGGCGCGGCTTTCTTGGTCCTGCGGGAGCCTGTCCTCCTACTCGGTGACCAGTTCGCGCCACGAGACGCGGCGGGTATCGAGTGGCGACGGGGCTGTCGGTACCGGCGAGCTGATGGTGCCGGGTGCGTCGGTGCGGATCAGCTCCTTGATCGTGCCGTCAGTCAGGCGAATGACGCTCGGTGCACTGCTCAGGTAATCGCCGAGTCGTATGCCGGAGAGACCGTTGGTACCGTCGACCGGGCAGCCGCAGTCGAAGTCGAAGAAGTAGGCGAAACTGACGCCGACCGGAACACAGGCGCCGAGCGTCGGCGTGTTTGTGTTCAGCGCCAGCGTTCCGAGTTGCAGTCGCAGTTCGGTGTTGACACGCTCGCCGGCGACCGGGAAATCCGCGTACCAGCCGTCGTCGACGTCGAAGTCCACGGGGTTGCTGGTGCCCGTGACGATTGCCTGGCCGACGGTGCAGAACGGGTTGCCCGCCTGGCAGGTAGCCGAGGTCAGCGTCTGCTCGACGAAGTCGCCGGGCGTCGGCGTCGTCTGCGGCGGGCTGAGCGGGCGCGGGCTGCCGTAGTCGACGTCGAGCAGGCGGTCCTTGATGCCGTAGATCGTCTGCGTCTGGCTGGTTGCCAGGTCGTCGGTGCCGAGCAGTTGCCCGGTGCCGACGTACACGACGGCGTGCGGGCCGACCTTGCCGAGCTCGGGCCGGGTCGTGATCGGCTGTGCGACACCCGACGGATCCTTCAGCGTGGCGAGGCGCTGTGCGTCGTATACCGGCGTCGCGGGCGGGACGGCGGGCAGCGGGATGTCGCCATTGACGTCGAAACGCCAGAGGTTGCCGAGCTGGTCGCCACCGTAGACGCGCTGCGCGGTGTTGTTGGCGTCGGGGAAGTTGGCCCAGGCCGAGATCCGCGACAGGCCGCTGGGGGTGGTGGTGTCGCCGGCACCGGTCGAGATGGTTCGCAGCAGGGTGCCGTCGCTCGCCCTGATGATGAACAGGTGGCCGCCGCCGTCACCCGGCGAGATGTTGTTGTATCCCGAGGTGACGATGACCACCCAGGTGCCGTCCTTGAGCTTGGTGATCACCGGGTTGCCGTAGCTGTAGCCAAGGTCGTTGTGGGTGAATTCCCACAAGCCCTTCGGTGCTGCCGGGTCGGTGATGTCGAGCGCGTAGTAGCCGCGGCCGCCATTGTTCAGGCCGCCGACGAGAATCGTCTTCCAGACGGTCGGCAGCGATCCGGATGCCGGCGTGGCGCAGTCACTGACGCAGACGTCGCCGACCACCGGCGTGCCATCGACGGTGAACTGGTGCATGTTCTGCGCACCGTAGTTCTTGTCTGCGAGCTTGAACAGGCGCGAGAGGACCACGCCCGGTACGTAGGCCCAGGCCTCCTCGCCGGTGCTGGCGTCGAAGGCGTGCAGCATGCCGTCGTTGGCGCCGACATAGACCATCGCGGTGCGCGTCTGGTTGGCGATCTTGAAGCCGGCGTAGTTGTAGTCGACGTAGTTCCACGGCGATCCCTTGACGTACACCGCTTCCGAACCGACGATGTCGCCGAGGATGTGCGCCCGTTGCCGGTAGTACTTGCCGAGGTCGGCGAGCGGCCCCTCGTTGCTCTTGTCGCCGCGGATGAAGTTGAGCAGGTTCTCGCCTTCGGCATTGGTTTTTGACGTGGCCGTCAGGCAGGTCGTGCCGATGCTGCAGAACTGGGTCAGGGTATCGATCTGCGGCGAGAGGAAGTTGTTCTTCTGGCTGGTGCTGAGGTTCGCCCAGAGGAAGAGCTTGAGGTTGTCGACCCCGCTGCCGGAACTGCTGCCGCCGGATTCGAAGAGGTAGATCGTGCGTGCGGTGTGGGTTCCCGACGAGACCTTGGCGTCGAGCCGTGCCTGCGCCGACCAGGCGGCGGTGGCCGAGATGGCGCCGGTCGTGCCGTCGATCGTGCGCTTGACGATGTCGCCCGACCACTCGCCGACGCGGAACGAGACCTCGAAAAGCTCGTTGCTGCCGGCCGCCAGATTCGGGCTGGTGACCGTCACCGCGGCCAAGGCACCGTCGCGGACGGTGACCGTCTGCAGCGCGCCGCTGATGCCGGCGGCGAGCGACGACGGGTCGGTGGCGCTGAAGTAGGTGCCGCGGCCATTGACCGCCGCATGCCAGAGGTCGTCGATGTTGCTCTGCGTGTTGCTCTCCGGCTTCGGCCAGTTGCACTCGCCGATGGTCTGCCATGGGCAGACGCCGGCGCTCGGGTCGGCGACGAGGCCGAGCTTGACGGTGTTGAAGTCGCCGCTGGCCGCAGTCAGATAGTCCGCCTGGTACTGCATCAGGCCGGAGGCGCCGAGGCCGAGGGTGTAGGTGCTCATGTACTGCCGCGGGTACTTGGTATCGTTGGTACAGACGTTGTTCTGCGTCGTCACCCCGCCCGCGACGACCGGTCCGCCGGTGCAGCGATCGGGGGTCTGTGACGGGTCGCGCAGGTCGGTCTTCCAGTAGTACTCGGCGACGTCGGCGAGGGTATCCGGAGTGGCGCCGAGCGAGACGATCGGGCAGGTCGTCTCGAGATAGTTGTTCGCGGCAGTCGCGGGCTCGGGGGTACAGGAGGCGACGTCGACCGGGCCCTGGGTGTCGGTGCTGCAGCTCGTGACGACGCCGGTGCCGGAGGTTCCCGGCGTGCAACTGGCGACGAACTGCGAGGTCGGCGGTGGCACGACGTACTGGCAGTTGGTCGTCAGACCGCCGACGGTGCCGGGGCTGCAGGAGGCGACGTTGGTCCAGCTGCCGATGACCGGCAGCGAGCGGCAGTCCTGCGTCGCGCTGACGGTGCAGGTGCTCGCATTCGCCCATGGGTTGGGCCAGCTCGTCTGGCACTCGCGGGTGCCGGTGGCCGGCGTGCAGGATGCGACCGGCGACCAGGCGGTCCAGGTGGTCTGGCACTGGCGGGCCACGTCGACCGTGAAATTGGTCGGGCCCGTCGACTGCGCCACCGGGGCACACGAGGCGGTGTCGGTGTAGCCGCTCCATGGTGTGTATTGACACTGCGTGAGGAGAGACGAGGTGGAGGCGACGGTGCACGAAGGCGCGTCAACCCAGGCATTCGGCCAGGTCGCTTGGCAGTCGCGGGCGAGCGCCACCGTGTAGTTCGTGGGGCCGGGCGACTTGTTCACGATCGTGCACGAGGCGACGTTGCTCCAGCCTGACCACGAGCCGTAGCCGCATTGCTGGGTCGATGAAACGGTGCACGAGGCGACCGGGTTCCACCCGGTCCAGGTCGTCCGACATTGGGTCGTCGCGTTGGTGGTGCAACTGGGGGTGTTGGTATAGCCCGTCCAGACCGTCTGGCACTCCTGCACCGTGCTGTAGGTCGGGCCCGTCGATGGGGGCACTGCGCTGCAGCTCGCAACGTTCGACCAGCCGGGGTTACCGCCTTGCCACGTGCCGGTGTACTGGCACTGTGTGCGGGTGGCGCCGGTGGTGACCTCGGTGCAGGTTGCGCTCGACGAAAGCGTCGTCCACGAACTGTAGGCGACCTGACATTCGACCGGGCTCGTGACGCTGTAAGGCGACGAGGCGGAGGCGGGGTTGGCGGTACAACTGCTGACGTTGCTCCAGTTGTTCCAGGCGTACTGGCATTCGACGGTCGCCGAGCTGGTGCAGGTTCCGCTGGCGTTCGCCCACGGAGTCCACTGGTTGGTCAGGCACTCGCGGGCGAGGCCGACGGTGTAGTTCGGTCCCGAAGACTGCGGCTGCGCGGTACACGAGCTGACGTTGCTGTAGGCCGTCCAGCTGTCGTAACGGCAATCGACGGTCGGTGAGCGGGTGCAGGAGGATGCGTTCACCCACGGGTTCGGCCAAGTCGTCTGACAGTCGACCGCCGTTCCGACCGTATAGTTGGTCGGCCCGGGGGACTTGGCGACCGCCGTGCAGCTCGAGGTGTTGACCCAGGCCGGGGAGGTGTATTGACACTGCGAGTCGGTGGTGTAGAGCGTCGCTTCGCTGTCGAGACCGGGGTTGACGAGCACTGCTCCGCCGGCGGCGACCGAGCAGCTCGAAACGTCCGTCCACGCGGTCTGCGCCAGTACCCGGCACTCGGTGCGATTGGTGCCGGTAGCGCCCTTCGTGAGTTGCGAACAGGAGGTCGTGTCGGTCCAGGCACTCCAGGTCGTGCCGGCGTTGGTCGAGGTACGCTGCTGCACCTGCGTCAGCCGCTGCTGCAACTGGTAGGTCTTGCTCTGCACCTGCGCCGTCATGCTCTGCAGTTGCGCTGTCCGTTCCTGCGTCTGCGTCTGCGTGCGTGTCTGCAGGGTGCCGCTTCTCTGCTGCAGCGGGCCGCTGCGGCTCTGCAGCAACATCCGTCGCCGTTGCAGTTGCGTCAGCGTGCTGGTCTGCGCCTGCGTGTAGGTGCGGCCAAGAAGTTCCGAGGTCCTGGTCTGCCACTGGCCGTCCAGGCGCTGCAGCCTGGAGGTGCTTTCCTGCGGCTGCGTGAAGGTCCGCTCCTCGACGAGCGCATCCAGGCTCTGCAACTGGCTGGAGGTGACCTGCGCCTGGGTGGCCTGCGTCGGCGTCTGCGTCTCGGTGATCTGGGTCGTGATCTTCTGCTGCTTCCAGGGGCCGCCGTCGAGTTGTGGTCGTACCTCGAGCCCCGGGCCGTCCTGGTCGCCGACGGCGGTCGTGCCGTCCCACTGGAAACCGGCACCCTGGTTCCAGTAGCCGTCGGTGGACAGCAGCGTGACGTTCGGCTGGCAGTAGAACTGCACCGGATCGACGACGCTGACGCCGTTCAGGGTGCCGCCGTTGAGGCGCCCGGCGTAGAGGCGGCCGGCATTCGACAGCGCCACGCGCAGCGGTGTGTTCTGGTTCGGGACGGCGGCGAAGATCTTGTCGTACCAGGCTTTCTTCTGCGTCGCACTGAAGCTGTCGATGTTCTGGAAGTCCTGCGTCGTATTGTTGTTGATGCTCATGTAGCCGATACGGTAGGAACTGCCGATCGGCTGGAACGAGAGGCTGGTGGCGGTCTTCATCGACTGCATGCGGGTTCGGTAGTAGGCCCACCAGTTGGCGTAGTTGGTCATTTCCTCGGCGTTGGTGCACGGGTCGGCGGCGCAGTCGCTGCGCGTCGCCGCCTTGGCCGGCAGCGTGACGCTGGGGGTGATGACCGTCAGCAGGTTCTCGCCGGGAGCGAGATTGTTCGCCGGCCGACCGAAGGCAGTTGCCGTCAGCGTCATCGTTCCAGTCTGGGTGAGCACCGGGGTCGCGGTGGTTAGGCCCGGCGCGCTGATCGTCACGGTGTCGCCGACGGCGACGGCGCGGTAGCCGACGACCTGGCACGGAGACACGAGGGTGAAGCTGCAGGCGTTGATGGCGCTCTCGATGTAGCCGGCGAGCACCGCCGGGCTGCTGGTCGTCGGCGTTGCCGCCGAGAGGATCTG
This genomic interval carries:
- a CDS encoding transglutaminase domain-containing protein gives rise to the protein MDRRDFLKTTALFSIAGSAAWRPARAEPQSFDPNPANGWRVFEVSMRAEVLRGGSETRVWLPLPSLDEAAWIRPMGNLWQGNAANMQIARDPVYGAQMLVATWSAEAAAPVVEVTSRIATRDRAIDFGQPGSVKALDRASFKLYTGPTELLPTDGIVRRTASEITRGARSDLDKARAIYEWVVDHTARNPKTRGCGVGDIRAMLESGDLSGKCADLNALYVGLARAAGLPARDVYGIRIADSRFGYRSLGKSGEISKAQHCRAEVWLAGFGWVPVDPADVRKVVLEEKPGLKLQDEVVVVVRNRLFGSWEMNWLAYNAAHDISLPGSSGPKIPFLMYPQGENAGGRFDSLDPESFRYRISSREVSA
- a CDS encoding TlpA family protein disulfide reductase, whose amino-acid sequence is MLLLLACALSPAAAAAELRDVSARRLSGTAGTPLDSLLAPLAGRPVIINFWASWCEPCRDEMPALQQLGTRWREQRLAVLTVAVADQRARLDSFLTAHAIELPVIDDREQQLSRALGVRLLPTTLVLDRHHRTRLRAEGAIDWHSATVSKRLRAVLELPARLERPAR
- a CDS encoding PQQ-binding-like beta-propeller repeat protein; this translates as MTTNIRTIRSIVLLSLLMLGGNVLAAPTQLANSPISGASSVEIAPNILFVLDDSGSMDWDYLPDWAGLAAGLHQSKNAGFNGLAYNPAVTYLAPKYFDASGAPDTTTYPSQNSAATTAWTSVKDDGYGVQSAGRSNLIGNAYYYTTVAGEYCTNQSMKTCVAATAPSATYPVAARLRWCRTAADAVAATPGSGACQATQIDPNPGPPATPTNIPFNYPRMPAPRASVLTISGSSTTSVSSITVGGQQILSAATPTTSSPAVLAGYIESAINACSFTLVSPCQVVGYRAVAVGDTVTISAPGLTTATPVLTQTGTMTLTATAFGRPANNLAPGENLLTVITPSVTLPAKAATRSDCAADPCTNAEEMTNYANWWAYYRTRMQSMKTATSLSFQPIGSSYRIGYMSINNNTTQDFQNIDSFSATQKKAWYDKIFAAVPNQNTPLRVALSNAGRLYAGRLNGGTLNGVSVVDPVQFYCQPNVTLLSTDGYWNQGAGFQWDGTTAVGDQDGPGLEVRPQLDGGPWKQQKITTQITETQTPTQATQAQVTSSQLQSLDALVEERTFTQPQESTSRLQRLDGQWQTRTSELLGRTYTQAQTSTLTQLQRRRMLLQSRSGPLQQRSGTLQTRTQTQTQERTAQLQSMTAQVQSKTYQLQQRLTQVQQRTSTNAGTTWSAWTDTTSCSQLTKGATGTNRTECRVLAQTAWTDVSSCSVAAGGAVLVNPGLDSEATLYTTDSQCQYTSPAWVNTSSCTAVAKSPGPTNYTVGTAVDCQTTWPNPWVNASSCTRSPTVDCRYDSWTAYSNVSSCTAQPQSSGPNYTVGLARECLTNQWTPWANASGTCTSSATVECQYAWNNWSNVSSCTANPASASSPYSVTSPVECQVAYSSWTTLSSSATCTEVTTGATRTQCQYTGTWQGGNPGWSNVASCSAVPPSTGPTYSTVQECQTVWTGYTNTPSCTTNATTQCRTTWTGWNPVASCTVSSTQQCGYGSWSGWSNVASCTIVNKSPGPTNYTVALARDCQATWPNAWVDAPSCTVASTSSLLTQCQYTPWSGYTDTASCAPVAQSTGPTNFTVDVARQCQTTWTAWSPVASCTPATGTRECQTSWPNPWANASTCTVSATQDCRSLPVIGSWTNVASCSPGTVGGLTTNCQYVVPPPTSQFVASCTPGTSGTGVVTSCSTDTQGPVDVASCTPEPATAANNYLETTCPIVSLGATPDTLADVAEYYWKTDLRDPSQTPDRCTGGPVVAGGVTTQNNVCTNDTKYPRQYMSTYTLGLGASGLMQYQADYLTAASGDFNTVKLGLVADPSAGVCPWQTIGECNWPKPESNTQSNIDDLWHAAVNGRGTYFSATDPSSLAAGISGALQTVTVRDGALAAVTVTSPNLAAGSNELFEVSFRVGEWSGDIVKRTIDGTTGAISATAAWSAQARLDAKVSSGTHTARTIYLFESGGSSSGSGVDNLKLFLWANLSTSQKNNFLSPQIDTLTQFCSIGTTCLTATSKTNAEGENLLNFIRGDKSNEGPLADLGKYYRQRAHILGDIVGSEAVYVKGSPWNYVDYNYAGFKIANQTRTAMVYVGANDGMLHAFDASTGEEAWAYVPGVVLSRLFKLADKNYGAQNMHQFTVDGTPVVGDVCVSDCATPASGSLPTVWKTILVGGLNNGGRGYYALDITDPAAPKGLWEFTHNDLGYSYGNPVITKLKDGTWVVIVTSGYNNISPGDGGGHLFIIRASDGTLLRTISTGAGDTTTPSGLSRISAWANFPDANNTAQRVYGGDQLGNLWRFDVNGDIPLPAVPPATPVYDAQRLATLKDPSGVAQPITTRPELGKVGPHAVVYVGTGQLLGTDDLATSQTQTIYGIKDRLLDVDYGSPRPLSPPQTTPTPGDFVEQTLTSATCQAGNPFCTVGQAIVTGTSNPVDFDVDDGWYADFPVAGERVNTELRLQLGTLALNTNTPTLGACVPVGVSFAYFFDFDCGCPVDGTNGLSGIRLGDYLSSAPSVIRLTDGTIKELIRTDAPGTISSPVPTAPSPLDTRRVSWRELVTE
- a CDS encoding DUF1194 domain-containing protein gives rise to the protein MPAASAAPVKLELALLVDTSGSVNDQEYALQKGGYVNAFQSAAIHNLIAGAAGGIAVTYIEWSGGSEQSQRVGWTHLTNAAESNAFAAAISGLVGRPFSGLTAPGSAINFAAPLFTNNNFEGGRLVIDVSGDGAQNDGANTAVARDDALAGIPGTQDAINAINGLPILGEAGLLSFYQNNIQGGLNSFTLPANTFAEFGASVETKIGREINPTPEPGSLALAGLALAGVAGLRRKQRS